The following coding sequences are from one Gossypium hirsutum isolate 1008001.06 chromosome A12, Gossypium_hirsutum_v2.1, whole genome shotgun sequence window:
- the LOC107947517 gene encoding protein WUSCHEL has translation MHISLSFFVPALFMNITLSTSVLLSQIFLRYPLFILSCACLSPYLSFYIPLPLLSSMSYNFTYIPSLQFPSLSIQLGYLCLLLFVFFLLSLHMEPQQQQNQQAPNEDCGGGSGKGSFLCRQSSARWTPTTDQIRILKDLYNNNGVRSPSTDQIQRISARLRQYGKIEGKNVFYWFQNHKARERQKKRFTTTTNHQVPMQSPTTAANNKYPNISPGYSPTSLSSTGALTVGQIGNYGYGSITMEKSFRLSADCSISACGGSTSVGESLSHNFGWVGFDPTYSSSYTFFEHKKFMEERQKDEDDAEEEAAAPQIETLPLFPMHSEDDNGFCSNIKPRLDSCYSGWYKSEDGYTGSRASLELSLNPYAGRSQDSI, from the exons ATGCatatctctctctctttttttgtccCTGCCCTTTTTATGAACATCACTCTGTCAACTTCAGTCCTTCTCTCTCAGATATTTCTCAGATATCCTCTCTTCATCCTTTCATGTGCCTGTTTGTCCCCCTATCTCTCCTTTTATATcccattacccttgctctcttccATGTCATACAATTTCACTTACATCCCCTCTTTACAATTCCCTTCTCTCTCTATCCAACTTGGTTACCTTTGTTTgcttctctttgttttcttcttgcTTTCACTCCATATGGAACCCCAGCAACAGCAAAACCAACAAGCTCCAAATGAGGATTGTGGTGGTGGCAGCGGCAAAGGAAGCTTTCTTTGCAGGCAAAGTAGTGCACGGTGGACTCCTACCACTGACCAGATTAGAATATTGAAGGACCTTTACAACAATAATGGAGTTAGGTCCCCGAGTACTGATCAGATTCAAAGGATCTCTGCTAGACTTAGACAGTACGGAAAAATCGAAGGCAAGAATGTCTTTTattggtttcagaaccacaaggCTCGTGAGAGGCAGAAGAAAAGGTTCACCACCACGACTAATCATCAAGTCCCCATGCAAAGCCCTACCACTGCAGCAAATAACAAGTATCCCAACATAAGTCCTG GTTATTCTCCTACATCTCTTTCTTCAACTGGTGCTCTTACTGTTGGGCAGATAGGAAACTATGGCTATGGGTCTATAACCATGGAAAAGAGTTTTAGGTTAAGTGCT GATTGCTCAATATCAGCATGTGGTGGTAGTACAAGTGTAGGCGAATCCCTGAGTCACAACTTTGGATGGGTTGGGTTCGATCCTACTTATTCTTCGTCCTACACATTCTTTGAGCACAAAAAATTCATGGAAGAGAGACAAAAAGATGAAGATGATGCAGAAGAAGAAGCTGCTGCTCCACAAATTGAGACCCTCCCTCTCTTTCCCATGCACAGTGAAGACGATAATGGTTTTTGCAGTAATATTAAGCCCAGACTAGACAGCTGCTACTCTGGGTGGTACAAGTCTGAAGATGGCTACACTGGTTCTCGTGCCTCACTTGAGCTCAGCCTCAACCCATATGCAGGCAGATCACAAGATTCTATCTGA